The following nucleotide sequence is from Diospyros lotus cultivar Yz01 chromosome 3, ASM1463336v1, whole genome shotgun sequence.
AGGTGGCACAGCAGATAAGCCGCCATAAAAGTGCTTCGCACACGAAACATGGAAGATGGGATGCACCTTACTGTCTACTGGCAAGAAGAGTTCATACGCGACACTGCCGATGCAACGGGGAAAGGGTCCATAGAAATGTGAGGATAACTTTCAATTGGCATGAGAAGTTATTGAAGTTTGTCGAGAAGGTTACAGCTGCAATAACACCCAATCCCCTACAGCAAACTAGAGATCCCGACATCATTGGTCAGCTTGTTTCTTCATGGTAGGTTGAGCTTGTATCAAACAGTCCCTTAAGGACTTGAGAATTGTATCTTGTTGCTGCAAGGCATAATTCATAGCCTCCAATCCAACGATACCCAAATCATAGGAAAACAGCTAGGGAAGAGCTTACCCATAGACCACCTCAAAGGGTGTGGACTGTAATGCGGAGTGAAATCCCGTGTTATAATAATATTCAACCCAAGGCAACCAATACAACTAGTCCCGAGGTTGATCCCCCCATAAAGCATTGCAAATATATCTCAATAGTCCTTTTGACTATTTTCATTTGACCATCCGATTGGGGGTGATAAGCGGACCTAAAATTGAGAATAGTACCAAATAATCTAGAAAAAAGGCCAAGTGTCATCATGCTTTTTAACCAATAGTACAAGATATGAGAACTGTGATTGGCTAGGCTGAATAATCCCTTGTTTCAACATGAGCTCACATTGTTGCTCAATTGTGTCCTCTTGCAAGTACGGATATTGGTACAGTCGCACAACCATTGGCTTTATTCTAGGGAGTAAGTTGATGCAATGATCACAGGCCCCTGGATTGGAAGATAATGTTAACAAATTATTGTTGGAGTTTACCTACCTTGTTGCTAAACCTGACAAGAGTTGATCGACCTTTTTGTTAAACCTAACGGGTTACCACCACCTCAAAGATGTGATTACGGCATCAACTTACTCTTTGGAATGAAGTTAGTGGTCGTGCAACCATACCGATATCTATATCTGCAAAAGGACTAAATTGAGCAACAATGTGAGCTCATGTTGAAACAAGGGATTGTTCAGCCCAACTAGTCACAGTTCTTATCTCCCGTACTCTTGGTTTAAAAGCATGATGGCACTTGCCCTTTTTGTGGATTATTTGGCACTACTCTCAATTTTAGCTCCGTCTATCGCCCTCAATTAGATGGTCAAACGAAAGTGGTCAATAGGATTATCGAGATGTATTTGCGATGCTTTGTGGGGGATCAACCTCGAGACTGGTTGTATTGGCTGCCTTGGACTAAATATTGCTATAACACAGGGTTCACTCCGCCTTCTAGTCCACACCATTTGAGGTGGTCTATAGGCGCGTTGCTCTCCTATGATTCAAGTATTGCTCAGTTAGAGGTTGTGGATTATGCCTTGCAGCAGTGGGATACGGTTCTCAAGTCCTTAAAGGAATGTTTGATACAAGGTCAAGCTCCATGAAGAAACAAGCTAACCAACGTGTCAGATCCCAGGATCTGACAGGGTTCTCTCACCAAGTGGTAAGAATGAGGGGGAAATTTAGTAGAAATGTAGGGAGAATCAAAAGAACAGaaagtgagggagagaaagatcgagagagagatggagagaatttggaggagaGTAATCAGAAATATCTCAAATCTATTCATTCATGCCTATGAATTATGCAATGATTTGGCGCCAATAGGGCTGCCAAATATTCAAACCAAGTATAACTGAGGGTTATTGCCTTCTAGGTACAACTGCGAGCTACTTCTAAGTACAACTGGTTCAATCCAAACTAACAGCAAGTACAAACAAAAGGAATACATCTATTATCTATTACTACTATACCCTTGGGAACATGACGCAACGATGTCGAGATCTCCAGTTTGCTGTAAGGAATTGGGTGTTACTGCGGTTGCAATCTTTCCAATAGATTTCGATAACTTCTCATGCCAATCGGAAGTTATTTCCACATTTCTATGGACCCTTTTGAGTGCTCCACCGCATCAGCAGCATCACATGAGAactctccttgccaacagacAATAAGGTGCATCCTGTCTTCCGTGTTTCGTGCTTGAAGCGCTTTCATGGCGGCTTACCTACCATGCCACCTACAATTCCACCATGTGAAGCACCACCCAGTTTTCGTTTGAAGACGGTGTTGGGTTCGTGTATCCATAATGGTACAAGGGAATTTCTCATTCACTAGGTTGATTTGTCTCCAACTAAAGCTTCTTGGGATCAGGAAGCAGTTCTTAAGGctaattttccttcttttgagcTTGGGGACAAAGTCTATTTCCGAAGCAGGGGGTGATGTTATAGTCGAGACTCCTAGACCTCgaattcataaaatttataaatgtatgACCACTAAACCCAAAACTAAATAGGCCTATTCTTAATTCGGTTTTGATTAAGGTTTAAAGTTATTCTTATTCCTATTTTGTTAGTTTTTCATTACTACTAGGAGCCCTTGTATTTTAAGGGACTTAAAATTCGTTACTAGCAGTGTCCTGATAGGAGTCTTCTAGGGATTGCCTATAAATTTTCTCAGTGAATGAAGGCAATCGGAATAATAAATAACTTTTTTCCGCATGCTTGTGTTCAAGAGATTGAAGGATTCTATCTAACGAACCTTAGCTTCAACATAGGTCAGCAAGGACAGAAGTCTTTGGAGGGATTAACTGCAGATTTAGCTAATCACCCTTGAACTTGATCCGTTGACAGCAGCCTGTTCATGAGCAGAAAACAATAGACATGGAAACATTAACTTGCTACTTGGAGTCTTTTTGAGTTGGGTTGCATTTACTgaagtcttttctttttcttgctatGTTACTGAAGGTCGTATTAAGTTGTCTTTgcaaaacaataataacaatgaTGTTTCAATAACTCTCTCTGGCCTAGATGTGGACCGTGTGGTTGTGTTCTGCATTCAAATAAATGCAAAATATGGCACATTTTGAAATGCAAACTTGATGCTTAATTTGATAAACTTGTGGACTCTGTAGAAGAGCTAACAATTTTTCAGAGGTTGAGTGGTGCAGTACAACGCAGAAAGATTTGAAGACAGTGATTCCTTGGCAGGACAAAAATTTCATTCAACTCTTTCGTATGTTGTTGATGTGGAGCCAAAGATGTGGTTGCCAGTTCAACTTGTTGAAGCTAGGCTTTGCAGAGAGATAAAATTGAACCTCGCAAGCGTTCGGGCAGAAGCACAAAAAGTAAATCTTGAAAATCCAAATCTCTAACGGCTTGAATCACTTCATGTAAGTATATGCTTATTCCTGAATAACATTTTGTTGACAATCAAGATGACATGCTTCTTTGTTCTTGTAAGCTAGGTGTAATTGTGTGCCTTGAATGCAGGGATGTTGTCCCTACCTTGTCTGGTAAACACATGAACAAGACGAGGAAAAATGTCATCCTTCTTTTGTGTGATatgcacattttttttttaattttctggtCTCTCGCTCTCCAATATCAACACTCTGTTCCTCTTTCATCACGTAGTGTCTGTTTCTCTCCTGATCATCTGATGTCGCCGTTTCACTATTCCctcccttcttcctcctcctcctggcATAGCAGGCGCAGCCCATAGCCATAGCCAACATTAATTCTTCTACTAGTCTTCATGTGAACGAGTCTTCTTGCTGCTGCTGAGCTCTCCGGTCTAAGGACGCCCTCCCGCCATGTCTTGCTGCTGCGACAGGCATGGAGGAATCACCAGCCGCCATCACCACGTCGTTGAAGAAGAGTATTAACAAACTGCAGAATTTGTTGCCCCtccagtgtgtgtgtgtgtgtatagatgagagaatttaatattttagggacaaaattataattgtaactGTTTGACGAATGGGAAAAGAAGCTTATATAGAAGACAAAATTGAAGACCAAGTTCCAGAAAAGGATGGCTCACGACGAAGAAAGTAGATCTGGATTTTCTTTCCTATCCCTCTTGCCATGTGCATACAGGGTTTCATACTTTTGAGATAAGCCCAGTTGTGATACTTTTaatgatatttatgtattaatgtgttatatatttatattgatgtgATATAGAAAACAATACTTAAATATACAACAAGTGTTATAAGTGAGTGCttaaatagtaattttgtttgcgtaaatggtatttaaatatttagtcaGGACATTTTTAATGACATGCAGCTAACCATGAATTGAAAGCCAATCCTGTCAGCCAGATTGGCATTAGAACAGGTGAAATTCCTCCAGAAACACGGGGAGAAGAAGCCTGGAATTCCAGCGACACCTGCATCGGTGCAGGTTACTGGGCACCTCACCTTAGTTCAAGAGAGATTGCTGTCGTGGTCGAAACGAGGGAGATTAATTGTAGGACAAGTCATGATTGAAGACGCCAAATGCTGAGCTTGATTGTGGGCAATGTGAAAGTGAAATTAACATATAATGGCAGTTGACACATCCCAAGGTGGATGAACTAACAAATGGTAACATGGATCTTTATAATTGCATCTTTAAAATGGTAAAGACCTGTCCACATGAGCGCACACAGTCCGTATCCTGAGCTAAAGGTGATTGGACGGACCTATCATGAATATAGCTAACCGGGCGACTACGTGAACGCTCACGTTTATTAAAATGGTACATTTCTAGCAAGTTTCTCTCAGGAATCGGTGTGAACATTCTGTAGTAGATACCCAGCATTCTGCAGAAGAGCGTTAAAATCCTCATTCGAGGCATCAAGCATCCGCAGTTCTTTGATCTCTTCTTGCCATTTTTCTACCTGTTCCTTGTGTATTCTGCAAGGAGAGAAGCTCAAAACTCTGTAATTAAATCCTTAACGTTGGATGACATAATTCTGGATTTCATTTAATATACTCACGAAATCACTCGCTCTTCGAATTCGTTACTTAGTTCGTGGAGGAGTGACTTCCCAGATTCCAGTAACTCGGACACCTACGCAAGTTGATTCTCAACGGCATAAATTAAACTAGCTGAGCTTGTATTAGTAAGTACTGATAACTATGTCGAAAAGGAACGCGTAGTAGTTGGTACTAAACATGGTAAAACCTCAAGCTTGAGATATGCATGTATGGCCTTAATTATTTGAGACAATGTTGAGATCTAAATTGTAGAACAGCATAGTTAGTTACCAGCAGAGTAAAGTGATCGATCTTCTCAAGAATGCGAGTGATGTGAAGCTCCATCTGTTCAGATGCCACAGGATTGCTTTCAGTTTTTTCTTCAACAATCTCAACAGCAGCACTATCTCCCGGAGTTGGTTCTTTCTGTTCCATCTAATAACTATAATCAATCAGATGTTCATGCATGCCAAACACCGGGTagcaattctctctctctctctctctctctctgttctttgCATGGATGGACATAGAAGTACAAATAAACATACAGTTGGCTTGACACGTTTCCTCATGACTTCGGCGTCTTCGCTTCCCATTCGGATAGTGTTCGTTAACGCTGGAGAAGTGATATCAAATTTGTAGGATGTCAATAGGAAAGTCATTaccagtaaaaaaaaaaaaaaacagttaatTAATTCTGAGAGGAAACACTTGTGAATGTTGGTGCTGAAGTATGAGGATGAACCCAGAATTCTATGCTTCATATTAGGTTCCTAAATCATCATCCCAATTTGCTgcctccaatttctttcatgaTCCATACAAATGCTAGTTTCGCATTTGAGTATATAGCATATACTTTAAAACAATgtattttacatattatttgtGTGTAGAGGTTGAGTGTTGCTATGAAAGTATATGCAATACCAGCTCAGAAATTTCTCTCTGAACATTGCGTTGCTTGCTAGTCAGTGAGCTTAACTAGTCTTAACCACCATGAAGTGCATTTAGAGATTTAACCGATATTAAAATCAAGATCAGATCATCCTGCCAATGTAAATATAACAGTGCTAGCCTTTACGCTTCCACTCTGTTTCAACTTATgaagatatataaaatagtCTACCGATCTCTGTTTTATTGTCAGTTAAgaaatttttatgtgaaaatgcTTATAGATATCAGATCGGTGGATCAAGATAAATGAAGTATTTAATCCATTCTAAAAATGAATTGAGAAACAAAAGATAAAAGGAGAGTGATTCATTCAACGGCAATACACGTGGGAATATATACAGAGAAATGGCtgaattaaacaaaacaaaacttcGCGAAATATAATCAATCAGGAGTACAGAGAATAACTGATCAATGAAGTGAAATAAAACAGAGTGAAACATtgtcaaattttgttttattttcttgtttttcagaACTATACATGTTCTTCACCCAATTGAAACTTTCTTTGTTAGTCCCCAAGAACTGCTTCAGAACTAAATATTATCCAAACAACagagagaaaattttgaattcgtGATCGCTTGACGCAGGACTATATATACATGCAGAACTCAATAAGTAGTAGCAACCGCATTAAGGCGCATTGATATTCAAGTTTCAAAACCAGAAATCATGAAGGCGGAAATAAACAATTGTTAGATCTAGTTAACTCTTTTGGTAATACCGAAACGATTCAAACCTCAAATTAGaaactcagagagagagagagagagagagagagagtcgatGGATATGCATGAATAGAAGCACGGAACCGATTACAAAATACCTACACCGTATATGAATGTAAAGCCACATACATACGAAggaagagggagaaggagagaccTGTAGAGAAGAAAATTATGGCTTCGGGAAAGACGAAGGAACTTCGTTTGTGAATCCAGGAGTAGAAGAGTGCTCCAAATTCAAACCCTAGCCAGAGCTGAGGTGCTAAGTTGAAGTAGTCCGCTAATTCCCGCGCAGTGGCCTCCCATTCCAATAAATTTCACAACGGCTTTGCATCCCAAGTCCCAATTtaagaagagaaatgaaaataGTATTAAGCGACAAGGCAAGAGCTTGGATCTAAGTTAAGATCTAACTTTGAGAGTATATTAGATTCAGGTAAAAAATTTGCTTCAAATAACTAGATCAAACTTGATTTAGATCCATATTCCCACATATTAAAATTGGT
It contains:
- the LOC127798427 gene encoding uncharacterized protein LOC127798427; the encoded protein is MTFLLTSYKFDITSPALTNTIRMGSEDAEVMRKRVKPTMEQKEPTPGDSAAVEIVEEKTESNPVASEQMELHITRILEKIDHFTLLVSELLESGKSLLHELSNEFEERVISIHKEQVEKWQEEIKELRMLDASNEDFNALLQNAGYLLQNVHTDS